A genomic segment from Segniliparus rotundus DSM 44985 encodes:
- a CDS encoding DUF3263 domain-containing protein, translating to MSSSERALPDLPASAQELVSDEGLSRREREVLAFERQWWKHAGSKEAAVRELFGMSATRYYQFLNALIDRPEALRADPLLVKRLRRLRAARSKARVARRLGVYDLDR from the coding sequence ATGTCCAGTTCAGAGCGCGCCCTGCCCGATCTTCCCGCTTCCGCCCAAGAGCTCGTCAGCGATGAGGGATTGTCCCGCCGCGAGCGGGAGGTCCTCGCGTTCGAGCGGCAATGGTGGAAGCACGCAGGTTCGAAAGAGGCCGCCGTCCGGGAGCTGTTCGGCATGTCCGCGACGCGTTACTACCAGTTCCTCAACGCGCTCATCGACCGGCCCGAGGCGCTGCGCGCGGACCCGTTGCTCGTCAAGCGGCTGCGCCGGTTGCGGGCCGCGCGCTCGAAGGCCAGGGTCGCGCGACGGCTCGGCGTCTACGACCTCGACCGCTGA
- a CDS encoding 4-(cytidine 5'-diphospho)-2-C-methyl-D-erythritol kinase: MRLATVACVSVIPARSVVVRAPGKVNLYLEVGDVREDGYHELNTIFQSVSLVDEVTLAEHHELQVRLRGGNGHSAGADSVPTGQRNLAWQAAELLAERLGREPNVDIGILKSIPVAGGMAGGSTDAAAVLVGLAALWGEEIERDELLELAAELGSDVPFCVYGGTAVGGGRGELLTSALARATLHWVLAFSTQGLSTPAVYRELDRLRAAGTQPKSTDCDELLRALAFGDVAQIAGLLHNDLQPAALALRPDLRRTLSAGQEAGALAGIIAGSGPTCMFLAESAHHAVDVAAQLAGAGVCQSVRVAHGPVKGARVV; this comes from the coding sequence ATGCGGCTGGCTACTGTTGCATGTGTGTCTGTGATTCCCGCCCGGTCAGTCGTGGTGCGCGCGCCGGGGAAAGTGAACCTCTATCTCGAGGTGGGAGATGTGCGGGAGGACGGCTACCACGAGCTCAACACGATTTTCCAATCTGTGTCGCTCGTTGACGAGGTGACCCTCGCCGAGCATCACGAGCTGCAGGTGCGCCTGCGCGGCGGCAACGGGCACAGCGCTGGCGCGGATTCGGTGCCCACCGGCCAGCGCAACTTGGCGTGGCAGGCGGCTGAGCTTTTGGCCGAGCGTCTGGGGAGGGAGCCGAACGTGGACATCGGCATCCTGAAGTCGATTCCGGTCGCCGGGGGCATGGCGGGGGGCAGCACGGACGCCGCCGCCGTGCTTGTGGGCCTCGCCGCGTTGTGGGGGGAGGAGATCGAGCGGGACGAACTGCTCGAACTCGCCGCCGAATTGGGCAGCGACGTGCCGTTCTGCGTGTACGGCGGCACGGCGGTCGGGGGCGGCAGGGGAGAATTGCTCACCTCCGCCCTCGCCCGCGCCACGCTGCACTGGGTGCTCGCGTTCTCGACGCAAGGGCTCTCCACGCCTGCGGTGTACCGCGAGCTGGACCGGCTCCGCGCGGCGGGCACGCAGCCCAAGAGCACGGATTGCGACGAGCTCCTGCGCGCGCTCGCCTTCGGCGATGTGGCGCAGATCGCGGGACTGTTGCACAACGATCTGCAACCGGCGGCGTTGGCGCTCAGGCCCGACCTGCGTCGGACGTTGTCGGCGGGCCAGGAGGCCGGGGCGTTGGCGGGGATCATCGCCGGGTCCGGCCCGACCTGCATGTTCCTGGCGGAAAGCGCGCACCATGCGGTGGACGTCGCGGCGCAGCTCGCGGGCGCCGGGGTCTGCCAATCGGTGCGCGTGGCCCACGGCCCGGTGAAGGGCGCGCGGGTCGTCTGA
- a CDS encoding LytR C-terminal domain-containing protein, producing the protein MLDRLARWGLPLRAVAMVLFSMSLVFFLLGVRSAANSGPHVDPLQAASDKAAQAAAEASAQQAPASARAEPPPGKVCVYSYSPTHKNWASSVTAALQGKGLDAEVADGYSPGKVDGSVVYYKDAYQNQAQKVAEASGLSPEPKIAPLPSSVDLGAACKGELALILSE; encoded by the coding sequence GTGTTAGATCGATTGGCGAGATGGGGCCTCCCGTTGCGGGCGGTTGCGATGGTCCTTTTCTCCATGTCTTTGGTTTTTTTCTTGCTGGGTGTGCGCAGCGCCGCGAACAGCGGCCCCCATGTGGACCCTTTGCAAGCCGCGTCGGACAAGGCGGCGCAGGCCGCCGCCGAGGCTTCCGCGCAGCAGGCCCCGGCCTCGGCCCGGGCTGAGCCGCCGCCTGGGAAAGTCTGCGTGTACAGCTACAGCCCCACGCATAAGAACTGGGCGAGCAGTGTGACGGCGGCGTTGCAGGGCAAGGGGCTCGACGCGGAGGTCGCCGACGGATACAGCCCGGGAAAGGTCGACGGGTCGGTCGTGTATTACAAGGACGCCTATCAGAACCAGGCGCAGAAGGTGGCCGAAGCGTCCGGGTTGAGCCCCGAGCCGAAGATCGCGCCGTTGCCGAGCAGCGTGGATTTGGGCGCGGCGTGCAAAGGCGAGCTCGCGCTCATCCTGTCGGAATGA
- a CDS encoding M1 family metallopeptidase — protein MSGPDPYCPGQGNTGYDVARYELDLGYQVSSGRLAGEARIFLTTTAPASELSFDMSEHLKVGKLAVDGHRPARHRHRAGKLVLGLKSVVPSGKRLKVVVQYSGNPKPIRTIWGEVGFEELADGALVASQPNGAHSWYPCDDRPTSKAPHRFEIAVPNGYRAVCNGKLVGRKTKSSQTIWTYEQAEPMAPYLSSLQVGRYELVTLSEQPTPDRVAAPSDLARRLDSSFGRHPQMLRVFAELFGPYPFAEHTTVVTADELEIPIEAQGMSVFGAQFVPETPAQAAGRDPERLISHELAHQWFGNSVTCAQWRDIWLHEGFACYAEWLWSERSGGQRAAFWAAKHHKRLSELPQDLLLSDPGPKDMFDDRVYKRGALTLHALRTVVGDEAFFHVLRTFTARFRHANAATEDFINLVDEVGRRGLASLWQQWLYERALPELP, from the coding sequence GTGAGCGGCCCAGATCCGTACTGTCCGGGACAAGGCAACACCGGCTACGACGTCGCGCGCTACGAGCTCGACCTCGGATATCAGGTGTCAAGCGGGCGGCTTGCGGGCGAGGCGCGAATTTTCCTCACGACCACAGCCCCCGCCTCGGAGCTGTCCTTCGACATGTCCGAGCATCTGAAAGTCGGCAAACTCGCCGTCGACGGACACCGGCCCGCGCGGCACCGCCACCGCGCGGGCAAGCTCGTGCTCGGGCTGAAATCCGTTGTGCCCTCGGGCAAGCGGCTCAAGGTCGTCGTCCAGTACTCGGGCAACCCCAAGCCGATCCGGACCATCTGGGGCGAGGTCGGCTTCGAAGAGCTCGCCGACGGCGCGCTGGTGGCGAGCCAGCCGAACGGCGCGCACAGCTGGTACCCCTGCGACGACCGCCCGACCTCGAAGGCTCCGCACCGGTTCGAAATCGCCGTGCCCAACGGCTATCGGGCCGTGTGCAACGGCAAACTCGTCGGGCGCAAAACCAAATCCTCGCAGACCATCTGGACCTACGAGCAAGCCGAACCAATGGCGCCGTACCTGTCCTCATTGCAGGTCGGACGGTATGAGCTGGTCACCCTGTCGGAGCAACCGACGCCGGACCGCGTCGCCGCTCCCAGCGACTTGGCGCGCAGGCTCGACTCCTCCTTCGGGCGCCATCCCCAGATGCTGCGCGTGTTCGCCGAGCTCTTCGGCCCGTACCCGTTCGCGGAGCACACCACGGTCGTGACCGCCGACGAGCTGGAGATCCCCATTGAGGCGCAAGGCATGTCGGTCTTCGGCGCGCAGTTCGTGCCCGAAACCCCGGCGCAAGCAGCGGGCAGGGACCCTGAGCGGCTCATCTCCCATGAGCTGGCGCACCAGTGGTTCGGCAACTCCGTGACCTGCGCGCAGTGGCGGGACATCTGGCTGCACGAAGGCTTCGCCTGTTACGCGGAATGGCTGTGGTCGGAGCGCTCCGGGGGGCAGCGGGCCGCGTTCTGGGCCGCCAAACACCACAAGCGGCTCTCCGAGCTGCCCCAAGACCTCCTGCTCTCGGACCCAGGTCCGAAAGACATGTTCGACGACCGCGTCTACAAGAGGGGCGCGCTCACCCTGCACGCGCTGCGCACCGTGGTCGGCGACGAGGCGTTCTTCCATGTCTTGCGGACATTCACCGCGCGCTTCCGGCACGCCAACGCCGCGACCGAGGACTTCATCAACCTCGTCGACGAGGTCGGGCGGCGCGGCCTCGCCTCGTTGTGGCAGCAATGGCTCTACGAGCGCGCACTGCCCGAGTTGCCGTGA
- a CDS encoding MFS transporter: MSTTHKAAEPAAPTPAPVSRARIAFASFTGTALECYDFYLFSIAAVFVFPKLFFPSGDEATGLLASLATFGLAFVARPAGSVLFGHFGDRFGRKATLIGCLLTLGLSTVAIGLLPTYQQVGVAAPTALALLRVVQGISVGGEWSGAVLLAAENAAPGKRAWATIWPQLGSPIGLFAATGVFLFLIATPAGQESLLTWGWRVPFLLSAVMIGIGLYVRLKLAETPVYRVAAGRGELVRAPLAVVLRHSWRNVLIGVFAMVASYAIFYLASTWVVGYGTGKVVDRSGIRGSIAHTDFLIAQMASCFAYAAAILVSARLADRYGRRPLLLVATAAIMCYGLGFGWLLDPARLTAQTALVFMCLGLTLMGLSYAPMAALFTELFPTNVRYTGSGIAFNLSGILGASITPFLATWLVSAYGVAWVGIYLAGVALVSMAALLALRETREVDLASAESHGNSGSARS, from the coding sequence GTGAGCACGACACACAAAGCCGCCGAGCCGGCTGCGCCAACGCCGGCCCCGGTCTCCCGCGCCCGGATCGCATTCGCCTCCTTCACCGGCACCGCGCTGGAATGCTACGACTTCTACCTTTTCTCCATCGCGGCGGTGTTCGTCTTCCCGAAGCTCTTTTTCCCCTCTGGGGACGAGGCCACCGGGCTGCTCGCCTCCCTCGCGACCTTCGGGTTGGCGTTCGTGGCCCGGCCAGCGGGGTCGGTGCTGTTCGGGCACTTCGGCGACCGTTTCGGCAGGAAAGCCACCCTGATCGGGTGCCTGTTGACGTTGGGGCTGTCCACGGTCGCCATCGGGCTGTTGCCGACCTACCAACAGGTCGGCGTCGCGGCGCCGACAGCATTGGCGCTCCTCCGCGTCGTCCAGGGGATCAGCGTCGGCGGCGAGTGGAGCGGGGCGGTGCTGCTCGCCGCCGAGAACGCGGCCCCAGGAAAACGGGCGTGGGCCACGATCTGGCCGCAACTGGGCTCGCCGATCGGATTGTTCGCCGCCACAGGCGTGTTCCTGTTCCTCATCGCCACGCCTGCGGGCCAAGAGTCGCTTCTGACCTGGGGGTGGCGGGTGCCCTTCCTGCTCAGCGCGGTCATGATCGGGATCGGGTTGTATGTGCGCCTGAAATTGGCCGAGACCCCGGTCTACCGGGTCGCGGCTGGGCGGGGGGAGCTGGTGCGCGCGCCCTTGGCGGTCGTGCTGCGGCATTCGTGGCGCAACGTGCTCATCGGTGTTTTCGCGATGGTCGCCTCGTACGCCATTTTCTATCTGGCCTCGACGTGGGTGGTCGGCTACGGCACGGGCAAAGTCGTCGACCGCAGCGGCATTCGCGGCTCGATCGCGCACACGGACTTCCTCATCGCGCAGATGGCTTCCTGTTTCGCGTACGCCGCTGCCATCCTCGTGTCAGCGCGCCTCGCCGACCGATACGGGCGCAGGCCGTTGCTGCTCGTGGCGACCGCCGCGATCATGTGCTACGGGCTCGGCTTCGGCTGGCTGCTCGACCCCGCGCGGCTGACCGCGCAAACGGCGCTGGTGTTCATGTGCCTCGGACTGACGCTCATGGGATTGTCGTACGCCCCGATGGCGGCGTTGTTCACCGAGCTGTTCCCGACCAATGTGCGTTACACCGGCTCGGGGATCGCGTTCAACCTCTCGGGGATCTTGGGCGCGTCGATCACGCCCTTCCTCGCGACCTGGTTGGTGAGCGCGTACGGCGTGGCCTGGGTCGGGATCTACCTCGCGGGGGTCGCTCTGGTGAGCATGGCCGCGCTGCTCGCGCTGCGCGAAACCCGCGAAGTCGACCTCGCGAGCGCCGAAAGTCACGGCAACTCGGGCAGTGCGCGCTCGTAG
- the sodC gene encoding superoxide dismutase[Cu-Zn], which produces MSHVDSKRKASHGDSTGVVRAALAFAALAALAGCTNSEQDSVVGGPGATPKSGAAHPGHVGASAEPGASSAAKGNGGSEHASAELKNAQGADAGTVDFTQNGGKVVIKIDVKGLTPGFHAVHIHAVGKCEPQSTAPGGQGAPGAFLSAGGHYQAPGHTGMPMSGDLTNLLVMKDGTGKLTLETDAFQLSQLDSGAGTSIIVHDKASNFGNIPADRYKSAQEGGPVPDETTMKTEDAGGRAVCGVIAPTA; this is translated from the coding sequence ATGTCGCACGTTGACAGCAAGCGCAAGGCGTCGCATGGCGACAGCACGGGCGTCGTCCGGGCCGCTCTGGCCTTTGCCGCGTTGGCCGCATTGGCGGGTTGCACCAACAGCGAGCAGGACTCTGTGGTCGGCGGGCCGGGGGCCACGCCGAAATCCGGCGCCGCCCACCCTGGGCACGTCGGCGCGTCCGCCGAGCCTGGCGCGTCCTCGGCGGCCAAGGGCAACGGCGGCTCCGAACACGCGTCCGCGGAGCTCAAGAACGCGCAGGGAGCCGACGCGGGAACAGTCGATTTCACGCAGAACGGCGGCAAAGTCGTCATCAAGATCGACGTGAAAGGCCTCACGCCCGGTTTCCACGCCGTGCACATCCACGCCGTCGGCAAATGCGAGCCGCAGTCCACTGCCCCGGGCGGACAGGGGGCCCCAGGCGCGTTCCTCTCCGCAGGGGGCCACTACCAAGCGCCGGGGCACACCGGCATGCCGATGAGCGGCGATTTGACCAACCTGCTCGTCATGAAAGACGGCACGGGGAAACTGACGCTGGAAACGGACGCTTTCCAGCTGTCCCAACTGGACTCCGGCGCCGGGACTTCGATCATCGTCCACGACAAGGCCAGCAACTTCGGGAACATCCCCGCCGACCGTTACAAGTCCGCTCAAGAGGGCGGGCCGGTCCCCGACGAGACGACGATGAAAACAGAGGACGCAGGCGGCCGCGCCGTCTGCGGGGTCATTGCTCCAACAGCCTGA
- a CDS encoding Pls/PosA family non-ribosomal peptide synthetase: MAEIPAQFLLSASAPAARTLWDILTATMAQFPDAPAVDDGGAQLTYSELVEAAQEGAAQLAALGVGRGGRVGVRLPSGGCELYIAILSVIAAGCAYVPVDADDPQERADLVFAQAAVDATITAEGWLRAREERDDAAGPRPAQAPTPEDDAWIIFTSGSTGTPKGVAVTHRNAAAFVDAEARMFLQDEPIGPDDRVLAGLSVAFDASCEEMWLAWRHGACLVPAPRAIVRSGMDLGPWLVARDISVVSTVPTLASLWPPEALEAVRLLIFGGEACPPDLAARLVADGREVWNTYGPTEATVVACAAQLTGDGVVRIGLPLPGWDLAVVDPSGAPVEHGQSGELVIGGVGLARYLDPAKDAEKYAPAPALGWERAYRSGDLVRLESEGLVFLGRADDQVKIGGRRIELGEVDAALAALPGVTAAATAVQQTSSGAALLVGYLTSGDPDYDVRAARTELAKHLPAALVPRLVLLPELPVRTSGKVDRAALPWPVAGEAGGHGLDGTAGWLADLWAEVLGAEIDGEDADFFSLGGGSLAAAQLVSALRARYPTATVAELYDRPRLGSLADFLDEQKPAQAAEPRDVRPTPRRTQAAQALILLVVATLGGLQWVAWLLLANNLLACSHTAAWARHTSWWLVLGGVLLFATPLGRAVVAACAARVLTFRLAPGAYPRGGSVHLRVWAAEHLAAALGAENLSGAPWMAHYARMLGAKIGDGVDLHAIPPVTGMLAIGQRSCVEPEVDLRGHWLDGDVFHLGEIVIGQDAAIGARTTLLPGAQVGKDADVAPASCVVGKAKGGRYWKGSPAVKAGKAHHPWPQRRPEQSRRWGAVYAVSAAVIGGLPLCSWAVGLAVIGAAVRHAATLREAVAPALAATPLAALAATAAYALATLVGVRLGSLGVRAGYHPVHSRAGWQTWAVERLMDAARQHLFPLYASLATPVWMRLLGAKIGKNTEISTAVLAPKFTTVGEGAFLADDTMVGSYELGGGWIHIAETKVGERAFLGNSGITQPGRKIPNGALVAVLSATPHKAKSGSSWLGSPPIRLRRKADEVDASRTFAPPLRLKIIRAAVECCRITALIVSFWLGALVLIALQALLVRFGPHAAWLGAGVVLLAAGVLAAAVSVIVKWAVVGRFRPGEHPLWSSFVWRAEVADCFVESVAAPWFANLASGTGALNLWLRAMGAKIGRGVWCESYWLPEADLVSLGDGASVGRGCVVQTHLFHDRIMRLDSVTLQPGASLGPHCVALPGSVVGAGATVGPASLVLRGDMVPGSTRWLGNPISPWRSEPDKKGKGKK; encoded by the coding sequence ATGGCCGAAATCCCCGCGCAATTCCTCCTGTCCGCGTCTGCCCCGGCCGCGCGGACGCTCTGGGACATCCTGACCGCCACCATGGCGCAGTTCCCCGACGCGCCAGCCGTGGACGACGGCGGAGCCCAGCTCACCTACAGCGAACTCGTGGAGGCCGCGCAGGAGGGAGCCGCGCAGCTCGCGGCGCTCGGCGTCGGCCGGGGCGGCCGGGTCGGCGTGCGCCTGCCTTCCGGCGGCTGCGAGCTGTACATCGCCATTCTCTCCGTCATCGCCGCAGGCTGCGCGTACGTGCCGGTGGACGCGGACGACCCGCAGGAGCGCGCCGACCTGGTGTTCGCACAAGCCGCTGTCGACGCCACGATCACCGCCGAAGGCTGGCTGCGCGCGCGCGAGGAGCGGGACGACGCGGCAGGGCCCCGGCCGGCCCAGGCCCCCACCCCCGAAGACGACGCGTGGATCATTTTCACCAGCGGGTCCACCGGCACGCCCAAGGGCGTCGCGGTGACCCACCGCAACGCGGCCGCGTTCGTCGACGCCGAGGCGCGGATGTTCCTCCAGGACGAACCCATCGGGCCGGACGACCGGGTGCTCGCCGGGCTCTCCGTCGCCTTCGACGCCTCCTGCGAGGAGATGTGGCTCGCCTGGCGGCACGGCGCGTGCCTGGTGCCCGCGCCCCGCGCGATCGTGCGCAGCGGCATGGACCTCGGCCCCTGGCTGGTCGCCAGGGACATCAGCGTGGTCTCGACCGTGCCGACGCTTGCCTCATTGTGGCCCCCCGAGGCCCTCGAAGCGGTGCGCCTGCTGATCTTCGGCGGCGAGGCCTGCCCGCCGGACCTCGCCGCGCGCCTCGTCGCCGACGGGCGCGAGGTGTGGAACACCTACGGTCCGACCGAGGCCACTGTGGTCGCCTGCGCGGCGCAGCTCACCGGCGACGGCGTGGTGCGGATCGGCCTGCCACTGCCCGGCTGGGACCTCGCGGTGGTCGATCCGTCCGGAGCCCCAGTCGAGCACGGCCAATCCGGCGAGCTCGTCATCGGCGGCGTGGGCCTGGCCCGCTACCTCGATCCGGCGAAAGACGCGGAGAAATACGCCCCGGCCCCCGCTCTGGGCTGGGAGCGCGCGTATCGCAGCGGGGATCTCGTGCGGCTCGAATCCGAAGGCCTCGTCTTCCTCGGACGGGCCGACGACCAGGTGAAAATCGGCGGGCGGCGCATCGAGCTCGGCGAGGTGGACGCCGCCCTCGCCGCTCTGCCCGGAGTCACCGCCGCCGCGACGGCGGTGCAGCAGACCAGCTCGGGCGCGGCGCTCTTGGTCGGTTATCTCACGAGCGGCGATCCGGACTACGACGTGCGCGCCGCCCGGACCGAACTCGCCAAGCACCTGCCCGCCGCGCTCGTGCCCAGGCTGGTCCTGCTGCCCGAGCTGCCTGTGCGCACATCGGGGAAAGTGGACCGCGCCGCCCTGCCGTGGCCAGTCGCGGGCGAAGCGGGCGGGCACGGCCTCGACGGCACCGCAGGGTGGCTCGCGGACCTGTGGGCCGAGGTGCTCGGCGCCGAGATCGACGGCGAGGACGCGGACTTCTTCTCGCTCGGCGGCGGCTCCCTCGCCGCTGCCCAACTTGTCTCTGCGCTGCGCGCCCGGTATCCGACGGCCACAGTCGCCGAACTCTACGACCGGCCCAGGCTCGGCTCGCTCGCCGACTTCCTCGACGAGCAGAAACCCGCCCAAGCCGCGGAGCCCCGCGACGTGCGCCCGACCCCGAGGCGCACGCAGGCGGCGCAGGCGCTGATCCTCCTCGTGGTCGCCACGCTCGGCGGGCTGCAATGGGTCGCGTGGCTCTTGCTGGCGAACAACCTGCTGGCCTGTTCCCACACGGCTGCGTGGGCGCGGCACACCTCCTGGTGGCTCGTTCTCGGGGGCGTGCTGTTGTTCGCCACCCCGCTCGGCAGAGCTGTCGTCGCTGCCTGCGCCGCGCGAGTGCTCACGTTCCGGCTCGCACCAGGGGCCTACCCGCGCGGCGGGTCCGTTCACCTGCGCGTTTGGGCCGCCGAGCACCTTGCCGCCGCGCTCGGCGCGGAGAACCTTTCGGGAGCGCCGTGGATGGCGCACTACGCCCGCATGCTCGGCGCGAAAATCGGGGACGGCGTGGACCTGCACGCCATTCCGCCAGTGACGGGGATGCTCGCCATCGGGCAGCGCAGCTGCGTGGAGCCCGAGGTGGACCTTCGCGGACACTGGCTGGACGGGGACGTTTTCCACCTCGGCGAGATCGTGATCGGCCAAGACGCCGCGATCGGCGCGCGCACCACGCTTCTGCCTGGGGCGCAGGTCGGCAAGGACGCAGACGTCGCCCCCGCCTCATGCGTGGTCGGCAAAGCCAAAGGCGGCAGGTATTGGAAGGGCTCCCCCGCGGTGAAAGCAGGCAAGGCGCACCACCCGTGGCCGCAGCGCCGACCGGAGCAGTCCCGGCGGTGGGGGGCCGTCTACGCCGTCAGCGCCGCGGTGATCGGCGGGTTGCCCTTGTGCTCGTGGGCGGTGGGGCTCGCCGTCATCGGCGCAGCGGTCCGCCATGCCGCCACGTTGCGCGAAGCCGTCGCGCCCGCGCTCGCCGCCACGCCCCTGGCCGCGCTCGCCGCCACTGCGGCCTACGCGCTCGCCACCCTGGTCGGCGTGCGGTTGGGCTCGCTCGGGGTCCGCGCCGGCTACCACCCCGTGCACAGCCGCGCCGGATGGCAGACCTGGGCGGTCGAGCGGCTCATGGACGCCGCGCGACAGCATCTGTTCCCGCTGTACGCGAGCCTCGCCACACCGGTGTGGATGCGCCTTTTGGGCGCGAAGATCGGAAAGAACACCGAGATCTCCACCGCAGTGCTCGCGCCGAAGTTCACCACCGTGGGCGAAGGGGCGTTCCTCGCCGACGACACCATGGTGGGCTCCTACGAACTGGGCGGCGGCTGGATTCACATCGCCGAGACCAAAGTCGGGGAACGCGCCTTCCTCGGCAACTCCGGCATCACCCAGCCTGGCCGCAAAATTCCCAACGGCGCGCTGGTCGCAGTGCTCTCCGCCACCCCGCACAAAGCGAAAAGCGGCTCCTCCTGGCTCGGCAGCCCCCCGATCCGCCTGCGGCGCAAGGCCGACGAGGTCGACGCGTCGCGCACCTTCGCGCCGCCGCTGCGCCTGAAAATCATCAGGGCCGCCGTGGAGTGCTGCCGTATCACAGCGCTGATCGTGTCGTTCTGGCTCGGCGCGCTGGTCCTCATCGCCCTCCAAGCGCTGCTGGTCCGATTCGGTCCGCACGCGGCCTGGCTCGGGGCAGGCGTTGTGCTCCTCGCGGCAGGCGTGCTGGCCGCCGCCGTGAGCGTCATCGTGAAATGGGCCGTCGTCGGGCGGTTCCGCCCTGGGGAGCACCCGTTGTGGTCGAGTTTCGTGTGGCGGGCCGAAGTCGCGGACTGCTTTGTGGAGTCGGTGGCGGCTCCGTGGTTCGCGAACCTCGCGAGCGGCACGGGCGCGCTGAATCTGTGGCTGCGGGCGATGGGCGCGAAGATCGGGCGCGGGGTGTGGTGCGAAAGCTACTGGCTGCCGGAAGCGGACCTCGTGTCGCTCGGCGACGGCGCGAGCGTGGGCCGGGGCTGCGTGGTGCAAACCCACCTCTTCCACGACCGGATCATGCGCTTGGACTCGGTGACGCTTCAGCCGGGCGCGAGCCTCGGCCCGCATTGTGTCGCGCTGCCGGGCTCCGTGGTCGGCGCAGGGGCGACGGTGGGACCGGCTTCGCTGGTGCTGCGCGGCGACATGGTGCCGGGCAGCACGCGTTGGCTCGGCAACCCCATTTCGCCCTGGCGCTCCGAACCCGACAAAAAGGGGAAGGGCAAAAAGTGA
- a CDS encoding peptide deformylase has product MTVLPIRITGDPVLHRPTELVRLTAEGAAPPEVVSLLEDMYDTLKASHGVGLAATQIGVGLRLFVYDCPDDTSGKRVSRKGEIINPVLQTSALPEGMPDEDEDEEGCLSVPGLRFPTGRAVWAKATGVDRTGKPVEIEGEGLFARMLQHEVGHLDGKLYVDMLVGRWARAAKKAVKKQGWGVPGLSWTPGVDADPFGH; this is encoded by the coding sequence ATGACAGTACTTCCGATTCGGATCACAGGGGACCCGGTGCTGCACCGGCCGACCGAGCTCGTGCGACTGACCGCAGAAGGCGCGGCCCCGCCCGAGGTGGTGTCTCTGCTTGAAGACATGTACGACACGCTCAAGGCCTCCCACGGGGTGGGGCTCGCCGCGACGCAAATCGGCGTCGGTTTGCGATTGTTCGTCTACGACTGCCCGGACGACACCTCCGGGAAACGGGTGAGCCGCAAAGGCGAAATCATCAACCCGGTGTTGCAGACCAGCGCGCTCCCCGAAGGCATGCCGGACGAGGACGAGGACGAGGAAGGTTGTCTTTCCGTCCCCGGCCTGCGCTTCCCCACCGGCCGGGCGGTCTGGGCCAAAGCGACCGGCGTGGACCGGACCGGCAAGCCTGTTGAGATCGAAGGCGAAGGCCTCTTCGCCCGGATGCTCCAGCACGAAGTCGGGCACCTTGACGGGAAGCTGTACGTGGACATGCTGGTGGGCCGCTGGGCCCGAGCGGCGAAGAAAGCGGTGAAGAAACAGGGTTGGGGAGTCCCCGGCCTGTCGTGGACCCCGGGCGTGGACGCGGACCCGTTCGGACACTGA